One genomic region from Gossypium hirsutum isolate 1008001.06 chromosome D13, Gossypium_hirsutum_v2.1, whole genome shotgun sequence encodes:
- the LOC107920137 gene encoding H/ACA ribonucleoprotein complex non-core subunit NAF1 isoform X2 produces MFSDNLKEWFEGFPDLDRIELEESVVADIENSMEIGKEDKFDKTHVSELGFNGSESDFDGFKPIVHGSALVEGEPGRTVKVEEDKSKPESNLNLSIEESKVEGFDGFKPIVCGSEPVGGESGCTLKVEEESKPEGNLSLPIEEVIGNVSLVDGLESGSSSSESDSESSSSSSSSSSSSDDDNDEDEGEEDEEEENKEKVKVQAKNVDGADELEEGEIIGINEEVAVDGTDSDDDDDDDDDEEDDEEDGTDEILSALDIELDEVDDEEEDAGALRGPIKSKNEVEVLPQVPSLDVELQPHHQMLPVGVVLSVISTKVIVEGREQHNPLNEGSILWITADRSPLGFVDEIFGPVKNPYYVVRYNSESEVPAGIHEGTSISFVPEFANHVLNEKNLHKKGYDASGENDEELSDDAEFSDDEKEAEYRRMQKMTKRAMNDQRVGNRKSNKKKNKSKNGCWKTDKNSSQQTSTGMGQLPPNQNQHNFTTVSASLVNHNCSSSVIGEQNFVGGSGFVPPFSVMPQSSELSTAAYSFANPSDADHDAISAAAI; encoded by the exons atgttcaGCGATAATTTAAAGGAGTGGTTTGAAGGTTTCCCAGATTTAGATAGGATTGAGTTAGAAGAGAGTGTAGTTGCCGATATTGAGAACAGTATGGAGATTGGTAAAGAAGATAAATTTGACAAAACCCATGTAAGTGAGCTTGGCTTTAATGGGTCTGAGTCAGATTTTGATGGTTTCAAACCAATTGTTCATGGGTCTGCGCTGGTTGAAGGTGAGCCAGGCCGTACAGTGAAGGTAGAAGAAGATAAGTCAAAACCAGAAAGCAATCTGAATTTATCTATTGAGGAATCAAAAGTAGAAGGATTTGATGGGTTCAAGCCAATTGTTTGTGGGTCTGAGCCAGTTGGAGGGGAGTCAGGCTGCACGCTGAAGGTGGAAGAAGAGTCAAAACCAGAAGGGAATCTGAGTTTACCTATTGAAGAAGTGATTGGAAACGTTAGTTTGGTTGACGGATTAGAGAGTGGGAGTAGTAGTTCAGAGTCTGACAGTGAAAGTTCTTCTTCGTCATCATCTTCTAGTAGTAGCAGTGATGATGATAATGACGAGGATGAGGGGGAGGAGGACGAAGAggaagagaataaagaaaaagtgaaggtgcAGGCTAAAAATGTGGATGGTGCAGATGAACTTGAAGAAGGTGAGATAATAGGTATTAATGAAGAGGTGGCCGTTGATGGAACTGacagtgatgatgatgatgacgacgacgacgacgaGGAGGATGATGAAGAGGACGGAACAGATGAAATCCTTAGTGCGTTAGATATTGAACTTGATGAGGTAGATGATGAGGAGGAAGATGCTGGTGCTTTGAGAGGTCCCATCAAGTCTAAGAATGAAGTTGAG GTTCTTCCCCAAGTTCCATCACTGGATGTTGAACTGCAACCCCATCATCAGATGCTGCCTGTTGGAGTTGTTTTGTCG GTGATTAGTACCAAAGTTATTGTTGAAGGAAGAGAACAGCACAACCCTCTGAATGAAGGTTCGATTCTTTGGATTACTGCAGACAGATCTCCATTGGGATTTGTGGATGAAATCTTTGGACCTGTAAAAAACCCGTATTATGTTGTACGATATAATTCTGAGAGTGAAGTCCCTGCTGGGATCCATGAAGGCACTTCTATCTCTTTTGTCCCCGAATTTGCTAATCATGTTCTCAATGAAAAGAATCTTCACAAGAAAGGATATGATGCATCCGGTGAGAATGATGAGGAGTTATCAGATGATGCTGAGTTTTCGGATGATGAAAAGGAGGCTGAGTACAGGAGGATGCAAAAAATGACAAAGAGAGCCATGAATGACCAGAGAGTGGGAAACCGGAAaagcaataaaaagaaaaataagagtaAGAATGGATGCTGGAAAACTGATAAGAACTCATCCCAGCAAACATCAACCGGAATGGGTCAGCTTCCACCTAATCAGAATCAACATAATTTCACCACAGTCTCAGCATCTTTGGTTAATCATAATTGTTCATCTTCTGTCATAGGAGAACAAAATTTTGTTGGTGGATCTGGCTTTGTTCCACCATTTTCGGTCATGCCACAGTCTTCTG AATTATCAACAGCAGCCTATTCCTTTGCCAACCCCAGCGATGCCGACCATGATGCCATATCAGCAGCAGCAATTTGA
- the LOC107920137 gene encoding H/ACA ribonucleoprotein complex non-core subunit NAF1 isoform X1 yields the protein MFSDNLKEWFEGFPDLDRIELEESVVADIENSMEIGKEDKFDKTHVSELGFNGSESDFDGFKPIVHGSALVEGEPGRTVKVEEDKSKPESNLNLSIEESKVEGFDGFKPIVCGSEPVGGESGCTLKVEEESKPEGNLSLPIEEVIGNVSLVDGLESGSSSSESDSESSSSSSSSSSSSDDDNDEDEGEEDEEEENKEKVKVQAKNVDGADELEEGEIIGINEEVAVDGTDSDDDDDDDDDEEDDEEDGTDEILSALDIELDEVDDEEEDAGALRGPIKSKNEVEVLPQVPSLDVELQPHHQMLPVGVVLSVISTKVIVEGREQHNPLNEGSILWITADRSPLGFVDEIFGPVKNPYYVVRYNSESEVPAGIHEGTSISFVPEFANHVLNEKNLHKKGYDASGENDEELSDDAEFSDDEKEAEYRRMQKMTKRAMNDQRVGNRKSNKKKNKSKNGCWKTDKNSSQQTSTGMGQLPPNQNQHNFTTVSASLVNHNCSSSVIGEQNFVGGSGFVPPFSVMPQSSGIITPSNGVWTNGMPVQHPQNAIFPNRFSADGMSLLSQNYQQQPIPLPTPAMPTMMPYQQQQFDPSSNTFPNLVLPGGQSNLFAALASAPWMGIAGQNGTFGMGMQGQQFNSALQGISTNGPTIGGNCNLQPDGVQGNFESSQNFNMGASSSRGRKPYHRGRGRFTGGRGHQRS from the exons atgttcaGCGATAATTTAAAGGAGTGGTTTGAAGGTTTCCCAGATTTAGATAGGATTGAGTTAGAAGAGAGTGTAGTTGCCGATATTGAGAACAGTATGGAGATTGGTAAAGAAGATAAATTTGACAAAACCCATGTAAGTGAGCTTGGCTTTAATGGGTCTGAGTCAGATTTTGATGGTTTCAAACCAATTGTTCATGGGTCTGCGCTGGTTGAAGGTGAGCCAGGCCGTACAGTGAAGGTAGAAGAAGATAAGTCAAAACCAGAAAGCAATCTGAATTTATCTATTGAGGAATCAAAAGTAGAAGGATTTGATGGGTTCAAGCCAATTGTTTGTGGGTCTGAGCCAGTTGGAGGGGAGTCAGGCTGCACGCTGAAGGTGGAAGAAGAGTCAAAACCAGAAGGGAATCTGAGTTTACCTATTGAAGAAGTGATTGGAAACGTTAGTTTGGTTGACGGATTAGAGAGTGGGAGTAGTAGTTCAGAGTCTGACAGTGAAAGTTCTTCTTCGTCATCATCTTCTAGTAGTAGCAGTGATGATGATAATGACGAGGATGAGGGGGAGGAGGACGAAGAggaagagaataaagaaaaagtgaaggtgcAGGCTAAAAATGTGGATGGTGCAGATGAACTTGAAGAAGGTGAGATAATAGGTATTAATGAAGAGGTGGCCGTTGATGGAACTGacagtgatgatgatgatgacgacgacgacgacgaGGAGGATGATGAAGAGGACGGAACAGATGAAATCCTTAGTGCGTTAGATATTGAACTTGATGAGGTAGATGATGAGGAGGAAGATGCTGGTGCTTTGAGAGGTCCCATCAAGTCTAAGAATGAAGTTGAG GTTCTTCCCCAAGTTCCATCACTGGATGTTGAACTGCAACCCCATCATCAGATGCTGCCTGTTGGAGTTGTTTTGTCG GTGATTAGTACCAAAGTTATTGTTGAAGGAAGAGAACAGCACAACCCTCTGAATGAAGGTTCGATTCTTTGGATTACTGCAGACAGATCTCCATTGGGATTTGTGGATGAAATCTTTGGACCTGTAAAAAACCCGTATTATGTTGTACGATATAATTCTGAGAGTGAAGTCCCTGCTGGGATCCATGAAGGCACTTCTATCTCTTTTGTCCCCGAATTTGCTAATCATGTTCTCAATGAAAAGAATCTTCACAAGAAAGGATATGATGCATCCGGTGAGAATGATGAGGAGTTATCAGATGATGCTGAGTTTTCGGATGATGAAAAGGAGGCTGAGTACAGGAGGATGCAAAAAATGACAAAGAGAGCCATGAATGACCAGAGAGTGGGAAACCGGAAaagcaataaaaagaaaaataagagtaAGAATGGATGCTGGAAAACTGATAAGAACTCATCCCAGCAAACATCAACCGGAATGGGTCAGCTTCCACCTAATCAGAATCAACATAATTTCACCACAGTCTCAGCATCTTTGGTTAATCATAATTGTTCATCTTCTGTCATAGGAGAACAAAATTTTGTTGGTGGATCTGGCTTTGTTCCACCATTTTCGGTCATGCCACAGTCTTCTGGTATTATTACACCTTCAAATGGAGTTTGGACTAATGGAATGCCAGTCCAGCACCCACAAAATGCTATTTTTCCAAACAGGTTTTCTGCTGACGGTATGTCATTACTCTCGCAGAATTATCAACAGCAGCCTATTCCTTTGCCAACCCCAGCGATGCCGACCATGATGCCATATCAGCAGCAGCAATTTGATCCTAGTTCGAATACATTTCCTAATCTGGTGTTACCTGGTGGCCAGTCAAACTTATTTGCTGCACTAGCCTCTGCACCTTGGATGGGGATTGCAGGTCAAAATGGAACATTTGGAATGGGCATGCAGGGCCAACAATTCAACAGTGCATTACAAGGTATCTCGACAAATGGACCAACAATAGGTGGGAATTGTAATTTGCAACCTGATGGTGTTCAAGGCAATTTTGAATCATCCCAGAACTTTAACATGGGTGCATCATCCAGTCGTGGAAGAAAACCATATCATCGAGGCCGTGGTCGGTTTACAGGTGGAAGGGGTCATCAGCGATCTTAA
- the LOC107920139 gene encoding F-box/kelch-repeat protein At3g23880, with the protein MMSKLAMFPYYFPEEIFLEIFCKLPVKSLGKCMCVSKSWNSLIKNPYFISSHVSHQSKLRRTNDNNLFFVMTGRHEVEYSLHSDDQEFRKYAQLEYMPFDNHHSIVGACNGLLCLMDFQFSFDSIFILCNPIIRKSITLPKPCLSSLPYKISVGFGFDSAQNDYKLLKITKKGVLDKYVEVELYSLKRNCWKILAPPKYDLYSDDFMVYVNETVHWIAYERVNNEGSYSCKLLILGFDMRDDVFKEIMLPERLRNLPHQSEIYVIPYDELSSIAVIELGSLHAECDIWVMKKYGVVETWTKMYSLGKLGTEPMPRVLGFRKNGDLMLRTYDNLRLVSRDPESHEIDYFGIQGRRTYVCNYTESLVLLDRVIDGAMTENRANYADKANR; encoded by the coding sequence ATGATGTCAAAACTAGCAATGTTTCCATACTATTTCCCTGAAGAAATCTTCCTTGAAATCTTCTGTAAACTACCTGTGAAATCCCTGGGGAAATGCATGTGTGTTTCTAAATCCTGGAATTCTCTCATCAAGAACCCATATTTTATTTCCAGCCATGTCAGCCATCAGTCAAAGCTTCGTCGCACAAACGACAACAATCTCTTCTTTGTCATGACTGGCCGCCATGAAGTGGAATACTCTCTGCATTCTGATGACCAAGAATTCAGAAAGTACGCCCAGTTAGAGTACATGCCTTTTGATAACCATCATTCTATTGTTGGTGCTTGCAATGGGTTGCTTTGTTTGATGGACTTTCAGTTTAGTTTCGATAGCATCTTCATTTTATGCAACCCAATTATTCGGAAGTCTATTACGCTACCAAAACCATGTTTGTCTAGTTTGCCATATAAAATATCCGTTGGGTTTGGATTTGATTCAGCGCAAAATGACTATAAACTTCTGAAAATCACTAAGAAAGGTGTGCTAGACAAGTATGTTGAGGTTGAACTTTACTCACTCAAAAGGAATTGCTGGAAAATATTAGCCCCACCAAAATATGATCTTTATTCTGATGATTTCATGGTTTATGTGAATGAAACTGTTCATTGGATTGCTTATGAGAGAGTGAATAATGAAGGGAGTTATAGTTGTAAgcttttgattttgggttttgatATGAGGGATGATGTTTTTAAAGAGATTATGTTGCCTGAGAGATTGAGGAATTTGCCCCATCAGTCAGAGATCTATGTAATTCCATATGATGAATTGTCATCAATTGCTGTGATTGAATTGGGGTCTTTACATGCCGAGTGTGATATATGGGTGATGAAGAAGTATGGTGTCGTAGAAACATGGACTAAGATGTACAGTTTAGGAAAACTGGGGACGGAGCCAATGCCGAGGGTTCTGGGATTTAGGAAAAATGGGGATTTGATGTTGAGAACTTATGACAATCTAAGATTGGTTTCCCGTGATCCAGAGAGCCATGAAATCGATTATTTTGGAATTCAAGGAAGACGTACTTATGTTTGTAATTATACAGAGAGCCTAGTGTTACTTGATCGAGTAATTGATGGTGCTATGACTGAGAATCGTGCAAACTATGCGGATAAAGCTAATCGTTGA